Within the Pseudorasbora parva isolate DD20220531a chromosome 15, ASM2467924v1, whole genome shotgun sequence genome, the region GGTGACGTCCGCTCCGGCGAGGCTGAAGCGCTGCACAGCGTGAGGCAGACAGTAACCCTCGAACACCGGAACACTGTGACTGACGCCATCTCCAGAGTCCAGGACCACACctgcgtgcacacacacagctccttcAGCTCGAGCCTCAGTGTCTCAcggttcgtgtgtgtgtgtgtgtgtgtgtgtgtgtgtgtgtgtgtgcgtgcgtgtgcgagACCTGTGGTGCGTCCTGAAGCGTAGAGAGCCAGCACCGCCTGTAGGGCCACACTCAGCAGAGGGACACTGAAGCTCTCGAACATCAGCTCCACCGTCCTCAGCCGGCTCTGGGCCGAGCTCATGGCCGCCTCCGTCAGCAGCACCGGGTGATCTGAGGACCTCACACACAACTGCTGGAACGCATGCTGCCAGATCTAacggagggagggagagaggagagcacacacacacgtcaatcCTGCGGTCTGAGTGAGAACGTTCTGGCTAATGAACGCCCCATGATGTGACATCTGCAGATTCTGGAAGATTAtatgaactctaaacaccttCAGCACATCACACTGACCTCTTCATATATAACAATACGAGCTCACTGACCTCTTCATATATAACAATACGAGCTCACTGACCTCTTCATATATAACAATACGAGCTCACTGACCTCTTCATATATAACAATACAAGCTCACTGACCTCTTCATATATAACAATACAAGCTCACTGACCTCTTCATATATAACAATACGAGCTCACTGACCTCTTCATATATAACAATACAAGCTCACTGACCTCTTCATATATAACAATACGAGCTCACTGACCTCTTCATATATAACAATACGAGCTCACTGACCTCTTCATATATAACAATACGAGCTCACCGACCTCTTCATATATAACAATACGAGCTCACCGACCTCTTCATATATAACAATACGAGCTCACTGACCTCTTCAAATATAACAATACGAGCCCACTGACCTCTTCATATATAACAATACGAGCCCACTGACCTCTTCATATATAACAATACGAGCCCACTGACCTCTTCATATATAACAATACGAGCTCACTGACCTCTTCATATATAACAATACGAGCTCACTGACCTCTTCATATATAACAATACAAGCTCACTGACCTCTTCATATATAACAATACGAGCTCACTGACCTCTTCATATATAACAATACAAGCTCACTGACCTCTTCATATATAACAATACGAGCTCACTGACCTCTTCATATATAACAATACGAGCTCACTGACCTCTTCATATATAACAATACGAGCTCACTGACCTCTTCATATATAACAATACGAGCTCACTGACCTCTTCATATATAACAATACGAGCCCACTGACCTCTTCATATATAACAATACGAGCCCACTGACCTCTTCAAATATAACAATACGAGCTCACTGACCTCTTCAAATATAACAATACGAGCTCACTGACCTCTTCAAATATAACAATACGAGCTCACTGACCTCTTCATATATAACAATACGAGCTCACTGACCTCTTCATATATAACAATACAAGCTCACTGACCTCTTCATATATAACAATACGAGCTCACCGACCTCTTCATATATAACAATACGAGCTCACCGACCTCTTCATATATAACAATACGAGCTCACTGACCTCTTCAAATATAACAATACGAGCCCACTGACCTCTTCATATATAACAATACGAGCCCACTGACCTCTTCATATATAACAATACGAGCCCACTGACCTCTTCATATATAACAATACGAGCTCACTGACCTCTTCATATATAACAATACGAGCTCGCTGACCTCTTCATATATAACAATACGAGCTCGCTGACCTCTTCATATATAACAATACGCGCTCACTGACCTCTTCAAATATAACAATACAAGCTCACTGACCTCTTCAAATATAACAATACGAGCCCACTGACCTCTTCATATATAACAATACGAGCTCACTGACCTCTTCATATATAACAATACGAGCTCACTGACCTCTTCATATATAACAATACGAGCTCACTGACCTCTTCAAATATAACAATACGAGCTCACTGACCTCTTCAAATATAACAATACGAGCTCACTGACCTCTTCAAATATAACAATATGAGCTCACTGACCTCTTCATATATAACAATACGAGCTCACTGACCTCTTCATATATAACAATACCAGCTCACTGACCTCTTCATATATAACAATACGAGCTCACCGACCTCTTCATATATAACAATACGAGCTCACCGACCTCTTCATATATAACAATACGAGCTCACTGACCTCTTCAAATATAACAATACGAGCCCACTGACCTCTTCATATATAACAATACGAGCCCACTGACCTCTTCATATATAACAATACGAGCCCACTGACCTCTTCATATATAACAATACGAGCTCACTGACCTCTTCATATATAACAATACGAGCTCACTGACCTCTTCATATATAACAATACGAGCTCACTGACCTCTTCATATATAACAATACGAGCTCACTGACCTCTTCATATATAACAATACGAGCCCACTGACCTCTTCATATATAACAATACGAGCTCACTGACCTCTTCATATATAACAATACGAGCTCACTGACCTCTTCATATATAACAATACGAGCTCACTGACCTCTTCATATATAACAATACGAGCTCACTGACCTCTTCATATATAACAATACGAGCCCACTGACCTCTTCAAATATAACAATACGAGCCCACTGACCTCTTCAAATATAACAATACGAGTTCACTGACCTCTTCATATATAACAATACGAGCTCACTGACCTCTTCAAATATAACAATACGAGCTCACTGACCTCTTCATATATAACAATACGAGCTCACTGACCTCTTCAAATATAACAATACGAGCCCACTGACCTCTTCAAATATAACAATACGAGCCCACTGACCTCTTCAAATATAACAATACGAGCTCACTGACCTCTTCATATATAACAATACGAGCTCACTGACCTCTTCAAATATAACAATACGAGCTCACTGACCTCTTCAAATATAACAATACGAGCCCACTGACCTCTTCATATATAACAATACGAGCTCACTGACCTCTTCATATATAACAATACGAGCTCACTGACCTCTTCATATATAACAATACGAGCTCACTGACCTCTTCAAATATAACAATACGAGCCCACTGACCTCTTCAAATATAACAATACGAGCTCACTGACCTCTTCAAATATAACAATACGAGCCCACTGACCTCTTCATATATAACAATACGAGCTCACTGACCTCTTCATATATAACAATACGAGCTCACTGACCTCTTCATATATAACAATACGAGCTCACTGACCTCTTCAAATATAACAATACGAGCCCACTGACCTCTTCATATATAACAGAGCTCACTGACCTCTTCATATATAACAATACCAGCTCACTGACCTCTTCATATATAACAATACGAGCTCACTGACCTCTTCATATATAACAATACGAGCTCACTGACCTCTTCATATATAACAATACGAGCTCACTGACCTCTTCATATATAACAATACGAGCCCACTGACCTCTTCATATATAACAATACGAGCCCACTGACCTCTTCATATATATAAATACGAGCCCACTGACCTCTTCATATATAACAATACGAGCTCACTGACCTCTTCATATATAACAATACGAGCTCACTGACCTCTTCATATATAACAATACGAGCTCACTGACCTCTTCATGTATAACAATACGAGCTCACTGACCTCTTCATATATAACAATACGAGCTCACTGACCTCTTCATATATAACAATACGAGCTCACTGACCTCTTCATATATAACAATACGAGCTCACTGACCTCTTCATATATAACAATACGAGCCCACTGACCTCTTCAAATATAACAATACGAGCCCTCTGACCTCTTCATATATAACAATACGAGCTCACTGACCTCTTCATATATAACTATACGAGCTCACTGACCTCTTCATATATAACAATACGAGCCCACTGACCTCTTCATATATAACAATACGAGCTCACTGACCTCTTCATATATAACAATACGAGCTCACTGACCTCTTCATATATAACTATACGAGCTCACTGACCTCTTCATATATAACAATACGAGCCCACTGACCTCTTCATATATAACAATACGAGCCCACTGACCTCTTCATATATAACTATACGAGCTCACTGACCTCTTCATATATAACAATACGAGCCCACTGACCTCTTCATATATAACAATACGAGCTCACTGACCTCTTCATATATAACAATACGAGCTCACTGACCTCTTCATATATAACTATACGAGCTCACTGACCTCTTCATGTATAACAATACGAGCCCACTGACCTCTTCATGTATAACAATACGAGCCCACTGACCTCTTCATATATAACAATACGAGCCCACTGACCTCTTCATATATAACAATACGAGCCCACTGACCTCTTCATATATAACAATACGAGCTCACTGACCTCTTCATATATAACAATACGAGCTCACTGACCTCTTCATATATAACAATACGAGCTCACTGACCTCTTCATATATAACAATACGAGCTCACTGACCTCTTCATATATAACAATACGAGCTCACTGACCTCttcatatataacaatatgagctcactgacctcttcatatataacaatataagcTTAAGGCATGAGCAGACCCGACCCGGATCAGATTACAGATCTACACTCACTGTAATGTAGGACTGGGATTACATAACAAATTCCTGTCCAGCTGATCCAGCCATCTGATTATAGACCGATCAGCTGAGCGCATGCGAGTAAGCATCATGTGTTTACGCTATAGGCAAGAGCGTTTGAGTACGTCACAAAATGACCACCGAATTACTTGTCTGAATTGCAAAATACAAAATGTTGTCATTTCCGTCAACGTTTTCATCTATACAGATATGCAtgtgatgtttaatagggagcatacccaggttcctcactgacgacgtgtgtgtctgtgtgtcgaGAGCAGACAGAGTATTCACTGAGTGttggacagtattctaggttattATGTGCAGAggtttttggtccaaaaattagAATCAGTTTTAAGAAATTTGTAAGAAATGACAAGTCATCCAATGTTTGTGCTCCCAGTGAGACTCTGTCCATTGGTAATACTGTGGGCATCCCAGCTCGAGTCTAATCAAGCAGGGTTCATGTCATCAACCGTTAATTGCTCAAATGAGGCAGATTAAATCCCTCATGTCAGTCAAAGAACTTCCAATATCTTAAACCACAGTGAAGGGCCAATAACAGATCCGTCAGGACTCACCATCTCCATCTCATCCCAGTTTTGCACATTACCGTTCCTGATGGGATATTTCAGCGTGAGCACGCCTCTCATGTGCTGAGCTTCATGCCCGATGTACAGCTCTCTGTCCACACTGCTGTTCATGATCTCCTGGAACACAAGACCATCATCAGTCCAGAACACACAGGGGGATGCAAACAAGCAATTTCACAAATTCctgtcaatgttactaaaattCTTCATGCATTATGGTTTCATTTATCAGGTTAGATCTGGATGATAGTTACATCCTGCTGTGATTTGCTATAGATGTCCCAGAGTACGTAAGAGTCTACCTCATATTTGGGATGGCCGATGACCGTCGGAAACACTGTAGTTGGAAGATCCTGGTCCGCAAAGCCTGCCTTCATCAAACCAGACCCGGTGTCCAGCACGATGGGCGTCTTATAATCACTTATCTGATTGAGAAGAGGAAGGGACCACTAACAGCTCAGCTTCCACACATCAAGACATTATCAGAGTATTCTCATCACACACACCCTATCAACCTGTGGTCCTCACCAGTCTCGTGTTGATCTGCAGCTGCTGGATGGGAGATCTGCAGACTCTCATGGAGCCTCCCCCGTCACGAGAAACCATCTCTGGGGAGGCCGCGGAGCAGGAGCCCTCAGAGCCGGAGGTCTGCCGAGTCTCTTGGGAGGCCGCAGAGCCGGAGGTCTGATGGGTCTCTGGGGAGGCAGCGAAGCAGGAGGCCGCAGAGCCGGAGGTCTGCCGAGTCTCTAGGAAGGCTGCGGAGCCGGAGGTCTGATGGGTCTCTGGGGAGGCCGCAGAGCCGTAGGTCTGATGGGTCTCTGGGGAGGCCGCGGAGCAGTAGGCCGCAGAGCCGGAGGTCTGCCGAGTCTCTAGGAAGGCCACGGAGCCGGAGGTCTGATGAGTCTCTGGGGAGGCCGCGGAGCCAGAGGTCTGATGAGTCTCTGGGGAGGCCACAGAGGCGGAGGTCTGATGAGTCTCTGGGGAGGCCGCGAAGCCAGAGGTCTGATGAGTCTTTGGGGAGGCCGCGGAGATGGAGGTCTGATGGGTCTCTAGGGAGGCCGCGGAGCCGGAGGTCTGATGGGTCTCTAGGGAGGCCGCGGAGCCGGAGGTCTGATGAGTCTCTAGGGAGGCCGCGGAGCCGGAGGTCTGATGGGTCTCTAGGGAGGCCGCTGAGCCGGAGGTCTGATGGGTCTCTAGGGAGGCCGCGGAGCCGGAGGTCTGATGGGTCTCTAGGGAGGCCGCGGAGCCGGAGGTCTGATGAGTCTCTGGGGAGGCCGCGGAGCCGGAGGTCTGCCGAGTCTCTGGGGAGGCCGCGGAGCCAGAGGTCTGCTGAGTCTCTGGGGAGGCCGCGGAGCCGGAGGTCTGCATAGTCTCTGGGGAGACCGCAGAGCCGGAGGTCTGCCGAGTCTCTAGGGAGGCCACGGAGCCGgaggtctgatgagtctcaggGGAGGCCGTGGAGCCGGAGGTCTGCCGAGTCTCTGGGGAGGCCGCGGAGCCAGAGGTCTGATGAGTCTCTGGGGAGGCCGCGGAGCCGGAGGTCTGCCGAGTCTCTGGGGAGACCGCGGAGCCGGAAGTCTGCCGAGTCTCTAGGGAGGCCACGGAGCCGgaggtctgatgagtctcaggGGAGGCCGTGGAGCCGGAGGTCTGCCGAGTCTCTGGGGAGGCCACGGAGCTCGACATCTGTTCCTTGAGCACCACTgtggtgttgttgttgttgttctgcATGAGCAGACCTGGAGATGTGCTCTGTGTGCAGGCGTTGAGCGGTTCAGAGGCTGATGGTCGCCGCTCTGAAGAGCCATGCTGGTCGTCAGGAGAAAAGGCCCTTCGCAGTGCGGTTGAGACGCCTCCGGGATCAAAGGCATCCCCCACCATGCGGCTCTTTTGGGTGGAGGACGGACCACTGGTGTCCGGTGCAACATAATCCCCAGCTTCTGAACATGACGACGCCTCAGGATGCTCAGGACAGGTGTTTGGGCCGTCAGTGGAGTCCATGGCTTCCAGTTCCTGATCAGGAGAAGACAATCTGCTCAATCCAAAAGGCTCCTTATCATGACAAGACAGGTCCTCCTGGAGGGATTCAGAGTCCGCTGCAGGACCTCCTATCCCAATCTCACTCAGAACTGACCGGCTCGTTGAACTCAAAGGCTCAGGACTCAAACTCGAGTCTGAGAGACTGGCATCCTCAGGCACTAAACTGCTGCACTTCTCTGCATTTGGAATAAAACGAGAAGCAGTGTTCTCCACATCTGTATAGTGAGCAGAGTCAAGACTACAGCTCCTCAACTCTCCATCCAGATCTTTTAGCAAGTTCCTCTCCATGACCGAACAGTTGACCACTCTACGGCCTTTGCTTGGCCTCTTCCTTGCCGTGCTTGCTTTCTCCATCTCTCTGCTCAGGCTTCTCTCAATCTTCTCCACCTCCCGTTTCTCCTCCTCCAGCTGCGAACGGAACATCCTCCTCTCCACATGAGCCAGCGTCTCTGTGCAGCGCAGTGTGTCAAGCTTCACCTGCTCCTCCATGATCTGCTCCTCAAGAACCTGAAGATCTCTAAGCTCCCGGAGCATCCCAGTCCTGCCCTTCTCAGGAAACCTAGTGTCCAGCTGCACTGGCCTTTCATCGGCTGATTCTGGAGAGTCCGAGTCGCTTTCACTAGCTTGAGTCTCAGAGTCCAAAGAAGTGAGTTCAGTCTTGAGGACATCGTCTAATCCAATCACACCAAATTCAGCCAGATCTCTTGGGGATATCTGGAACAAAAAGTGCAAGATATTCATACCTCCTGGCACACAAAATGTCCAGTTATaaaggtgctggtcatataattagaatatcatcaaaaagttgatttcaccaattccattcaaaaagtgaaacttgtatattatattcattcaattcacacactgatatattacagatttttatttatttagattataactgacaactaaggaaaataataaattcagtatttgaaaattagaatattgtgaaaaggttcaatattgaagacacctggagccacactctaatcagctaatgaactcaaaacatctgcaaaggcctttaaatggcctctcagtctagttctgtcgGTTACATAATCATCTTGCACAAGGAGGGTGACtgaagaggctggctgttcacagagctctgtgtccaagcacattaatatagaggggcgaagggaaggaaaagatgtggtagaaaaaaaagtgtacaagcaataggaataaccacaccctggagaggattgtgaaacaaccCATTCAAAAAAGTGGGGGAGATttacaaagagtggactgcagctgaaTATTCAATCCCTTTCTCCGAAAGTGCTTATTGTTAATGATATGATAACAGATCATAATATAGATGTGCTGTGtctgacagaaacctggctaaaacctgaagattacattactttaaatgagttaaACCCCAAGATTAAGGTTATAAACATGAGCCatgtctgaaaggtaaagggtgctgctgtaatttataatatcttcagtattactcagaagtctagtttcaaatataattcctttgaagttttggtgctttatgtaacgctgtgtagtgtaaatgataaatcccgtctgacatttgtgttggctactgtctacaggccaccagggcacaatacagactttatcagagaatttgctggttttgtatcggagttagtattagctgtagataaagtagtAATTACaggtgattttaatatccatgtagacgatgaaaaagacgcattgggattggcatttagagacattctaaactctattggagttagacaacacgtatcgggacccactcatcgccttaatcatacttaagatctaataatgtcatatggaataaatgttgatactgttaaaattctgcagcagagcgatgacatctcagatcattacctaatatcatgtatacttaatttacctaaggctgcaaagctgTGCCCTTGCTTAAAATATGGAAGGACtgtaaccgctgcgactaaagactgctttgtacataatcttcctcatcagttccatctcctcagcattacagatagccaagaggaactcaatgttgcaacagaaactattgactctcttttccatcactttagacatagttgctccccggcgcttaaagaagattaaagaaaataatccaacgctgtggtacaacgagcacactcgggcccttaaaacagcagccagaaaaatggagcgcagctggaagaaaatcTCCCGCAGCCGTCTTGTCAGTCAACTCCTCACTTTCGAGATTaagatctgactcctgctgtgtTTGTGCTGAGACTCTTGTTCGGCTCACGCTGTATTGagcagacacattcagtttttaactgtagtgtctgttctctaattgaactaaattattttattactataaaacaatCGAATCAACAGTGGGGCGGGATGTATGCAGTGTTTCGCCTGAACACCAGTAACACTGGCTATCGCACCAAGCCTATTGGCATCTAGTGTAGAAATGGATGACTTATGATACATTTCTTTGGTTGTTGATAATCAGAGTGGATAGTGTGGAAACCGATGATTGATGAGAGttaaattgagtgtttttgtttAACGTTCGAACTGCTAAATGAAAGCTAGACCTGACTATTTAACTGATGGATTAACATATTGGTTAACACTATAATGCATAAACTGGAGTCAGCTTGTTTGGTTCTCGATCAGATTCTCTTCAGAATGAGCTCTTTAGAGTTAACATGCACAGACCGAATGTTCTCAGACTGACCGTAATGTGCTGCTGTCCTTCAGTCCATACGGGCCAGTGTTTGTGTAGATCCTCGGACCACAACAGCTCATCCAGGACCACTTCCTGTGCAAGCACACACTCCTCCTCCTGGAAGCAAGATATAATCACATCTGCAGCTTCAGCTCCAACATCACACCGCTTTAGCAGGAGAGAGCGGGAAGATGTGGACTCACCTGCAGGATCTGTGCAGTTCGCTCCAGACTCTTCTCCACCTCCTTCAGCTCTCGCTGCTCTCTCTGAACCCAGTCACCTATAGACACGTTCAGCCTACACAAGAGGACACAAGGGCTTAAAGGAAGCCACTTCACTAATCACTGTATGAAAACACAGCCTTACTGCTCATAAGAGTCCGGCCGGAGGTTGTGCAGGTTGAAGGAGTCCCAGAGGAGAGACGGGTCTCCGTCCACGGGCTTCTCTTCACTATCCGTGAGTGTACTGGAGAGGAGATTTCCAGCAGGATTCAGCTCAGGCTCCTGGGAGCCTGAAGGACTGGAGCTCCGTGGACTGGAGTTCAGATTTCCAGCCGGATTCAGCTCAGGCTCCTGGAAGCCTGAAGGACTGGAGCTCCGTGGACTGGAGTTCAGATTTCCTGCAGGACTCAGCTTGGGCTCCTGGAAGCCTGAGGGACTGGAGCTCCGTGGACTGGAGCTCAGATTTCCTGCAGGACTCAGCTCGGGCTCCTGGAAGCCTGAGGGACTGGAGCTGTGTGGACTGGAGCTCAGATTTCCTGCAGGACTCAGCTCCGGCTCCTGGAAGCCTGAGGGACTGGAGCTCAGATTTCCTGCAGGACTCAGCTCGGGCTCCTGGAAGCCTGAGGGACTGGAGCTCCGGATGGTGACCGTATAGCAGCTCTCCAGGTCCTCTATGGGCAGGCTCAGCCAGGGGTTCTTGGGAAGGCTGGCTGAGCGCTTCACTGAGATCTCCAGGTTCACAGAGTCCGAGGTGATTTTGGGAATGATCTGAATCCTGGTGTTGTCCCGCTGTAAGCCCAACACTAGCTCAGGCTGGCCTTCAGACTCAGACCCGCTCATGTTCTCCTGATGGGGTTTGGACTCATCCTGGTTTCCGTGGAGAAAGTCCCTCCTGGCCTCCAGATGCCCGATCCCTGCACAGTCGAAGCCGGAGTCGAAGGAGCAGAGCGAGGGAGGTTTGGCTGAAGAGATGGAGCTCTTGAGGAACTCATCCTGCCACTGGAGGGCCAGATGGAGGTCCTGAAGGGGAACCACACCTGCTGAGGTCAGGAGTCTCCTCAGAGTCATGCATCTGTggacattacacacacacacagatccatATCAACACAGGGACAGGACTATAAAGCCCTGAACCTTTACACATTTGAGCAGTTCTCAGATGCAGAAGTCCGCAAGGTAAGCGAGACCTCAGGTGTTTGTGTGTACTTGTGTGAGGCAAAAGTCCGCCAGGTAAGCGAGACCTCAGGTGTTTGTGTGTACCTGTGTGAGGCAGAAGTCCGCCAGGTAAGCGAGacctcaggtgtgtgtgtgtacttgtctgAGGCAGAAGTCCACCAGGTAAGCGAGACCTCAGGTGTGTGTACTTGTCTGAGGCAGAAGTCCGCAAGGTAAGCGAGAcctcaggtgtgtgtttgtactTGTCTGAGGAAGAAGTCCGCCAGGTAAGCGTGTACTTGTGTGAGGCAGAAGTCCGCCAGGTAAGCGAGACCTCAGGTGTTTGTGTGTACCTGTGTGAGGCAGAAGTCCGCCAGGTAAGTGAGACCTCAGGTGTGTGTACCTGTGTGAGGCAGAAGTCCGCAAGGTAAGCGAGacctcaggtgtgtgtgtgtgtgtgtgtgtgtacttgtctgAGGCAGAAGTCTGCCAGGTAAGCGAGATCTCAGGTGTTTGTGTGTACCTGTGTGAGGCAGAAGTCCGCAAGGTAAGCGAGACCTCAGGTGTTTGTGTGTACTTGGTGTGAGGAAGAAGTCCGCCAGGTAAGTGAGACTTCAGGTGCGTGTGTACCTGTGTGAGAGCTGAGTGCCCGTCTGCTGAAGGCTGGGCTCAGGGACGGTGTTGGCGAGCCGGGCCAGCTTCACCAGCTCCTCCACCTGTGGGCAGGGGTTCCTCTGGAGGAAGATGTGGAGTCTGGAGCTCAGGTGGGAGGAAGAGCTGATCTCACTCCACTGCAGCTCCTGGAGGAGACTCTGGCTGAGCACACACTCATACCAGCTCTGAACCTGAGAATCATCAGAGCGAGACTTATACTGGGACTGAAGGAAcacctgggggggggggggggggacacctgaggatggatggctggatatagatagatagatagatagatagatagatagatagatagatagatagatagatagatagatagatagatagatagatagatagatagatagatagatgtattTAAGTATACAAGTTGAGCCAGAAAGTCAAGTTTCCTTgactttcctgtagctcaaacagtagagcatggcgctagcaacgccaaggtcacgggttcgattcccagggaaagcaagagctgacaaaaatgtaaaatgtgtatctTAAAGttcaatgtaagtcgctttggataaaagcgtctgccaaatgcataaatgtaaatgtaaagtgaaaaaattaataaagtttctggagaaaatggtgatgttatcagcttattttatttatcatagagcgacaatgttggcagatcagtattatagtttatagcattaaataagacctaatacTCGAGCgagctcttaaagggatagttcaaccaaaaatgaaaatttgatattTATCTGCGGACCCCCAGGGCAACCgctgctcgtataatgcatgacaatggggtctaattagaTTACAGCCCACTGACATGCCTTATACAAGCAACGGttaagttaaaaatcttcattagtgttctcctgaagaaacacacacacctatgatgccctgggggtcagcagacaaacatcaggctcattattggctgaagtatccctttagcTCACtaacattttagatgcaatattgactgtttttgttccatttcagcagcggaaatatttccaagattacagcagaaccgtaacgcctctcacagcaacagtgtgtcttactgaatgattcagtgttgcAGGTCAGGGCACATACTCTGGGTCAG harbors:
- the LOC137040869 gene encoding uncharacterized protein — its product is MVSRDGGGSMRVCRSPIQQLQINTRLISDYKTPIVLDTGSGLMKAGFADQDLPTTVFPTVIGHPKYEEIMNSSVDRELYIGHEAQHMRGVLTLKYPIRNGNVQNWDEMEMIWQHAFQQLCVRSSDHPVLLTEAAMSSAQSRLRTVELMFESFSVPLLSVALQAVLALYASGRTTGVVLDSGDGVSHSVPVFEGYCLPHAVQRFSLAGADVTLQLQKLLLEQGVCMRTSAELEIVREMKESCCCVALDYEAEMKRSSEVLYTLPDGRVVSLTSERFRAPEILFRPELIGRDHYGMHESVFKSVLQSDIDLRRSLVGNILLSGGNTLLRGLPERLRWEIGSLCPGVSVCVLSPPDRDSSVWSGGSALASRTGASPSWISAEEYEEFGPQIVFRKCF
- the LOC137041805 gene encoding streptococcal hemagglutinin-like, whose product is MLRELRDLQVLEEQIMEEQVKLDTLRCTETLAHVERRMFRSQLEEEKREVEKIERSLSREMEKASTARKRPSKGRRVVNCSVMERNLLKDLDGELRSCSLDSAHYTDVENTASRFIPNAEKCSSLVPEDASLSDSSLSPEPLSSTSRSVLSEIGIGGPAADSESLQEDLSCHDKEPFGLSRLSSPDQELEAMDSTDGPNTCPEHPEASSCSEAGDYVAPDTSGPSSTQKSRMVGDAFDPGGVSTALRRAFSPDDQHGSSERRPSASEPLNACTQSTSPGLLMQNNNNNTTVVLKEQMSSSVASPETRQTSGSTASPETHQTSGSVASLETRQTSGSAVSPETRQTSGSAASPETHQTSGSAASPETRQTSGSTASPETHQTSGSVASLETRQTSGSAVSPETMQTSGSAASPETQQTSGSAASPETRQTSGSAASPETHQTSGSAASLETHQTSGSAASLETHQTSGSAASLETHQTSGSAASLETHQTSGSAASLETHQTSGSAASLETHQTSISAASPKTHQTSGFAASPETHQTSASVASPETHQTSGSAASPETHQTSGSVAFLETRQTSGSAAYCSAASPETHQTYGSAASPETHQTSGSAAFLETRDPSDLRLCGLPRDSADLRL